In Lagenorhynchus albirostris chromosome 14, mLagAlb1.1, whole genome shotgun sequence, one DNA window encodes the following:
- the VPS33A gene encoding vacuolar protein sorting-associated protein 33A isoform X6, with protein sequence MAAHLSYGRVNLNVLREAVRRELREFLDKCAGSKAIVWDEYLTGPFGLIAQYSLLKEHEVEKMFTLKGSRLPAADVKNIIFVVRPRLELMDIIAENVLSEDRRGPARDFHILFVPRRSLLCEQRLKDLGVLGSFIHREEYSLDLIPFDGDLLSMESEGAFKECYLESDQTSLYHAAKGLMTLQALYGTIPQIFGKGECAREGPT encoded by the exons ATGGCGGCGCACCTGTCCTACGGGCGAGTGAACCTGAACGTGCTGCGCGAGGCGGTGCGTCGCGAGCTGCGCGAGTTCCTGGACAAGTGCGCGGGAAGCAAG GCAATAGTTTGGGATGAGTACCTCACAGGACCATTTGGCCTGATTGCACAGTATTCACTACTGAAG gAACATGAAGTGGAAAAAATGTTCACGCTTAAAGGAAGTCGTTTGCCAGCAGCTGATGTCaagaatattatttttgttgtcaGACCCAGGCTAGAATTGATGGATATAATCGCTGAAAATGTGCTCAG TGAAGACAGACGTGGCCCAGCAAGAGatttccacattttgtttgtGCCACGACGTAGCTTATTGTGCGAACAGCGGTTGAAGGATCTGGGTGTTTTGGGATCCTTTATTCATAGGGAGGAGTACAGCCTAGATCTCATTCCATTTGATGGGGATCTCTTATCCATGGAATCAGAGGGTGCTTTCAAA GAGTGCTACCTGGAGAGCGACCAGACCAGCCTGTACCACGCAGCCAAGGGGCTCATGACCCTGCAAGCTCTGTACGGGACGATTCCCCAGATCTTTGGGAAAGGAGAGTGCGCCCGG GAGGGTCCCACCTGA